A part of Girardinichthys multiradiatus isolate DD_20200921_A chromosome 12, DD_fGirMul_XY1, whole genome shotgun sequence genomic DNA contains:
- the rufy3 gene encoding protein RUFY3 isoform X4 codes for MSDLTPQSETPTPTTDKITQAARETIYLCNFRVSVDGEWLCLRELNDISLTPDPEPAHEDPKDPIAIERLNLMNMAKLSIKGLIESALNLGRTLDSDYAPLQQFFVVMEHCLKHGLKTKKTFLGQNKSFWGPLELVEKLTPEAGEITASVKDLPGLRTPLGRGRAWLRLALMQKKLSDYMKTIINRKDLLSEFYEPNALMMEEEGAVIAGLLVGLNVIDANLCMKGEDLDSQVGVIDFSMYLKDGGHSSKSAEGDGQITAILDQKNYVEELNRHLSASVNNLQAKVDALEKSNTKLTEELAVANNRIITLQEDVERVKEESSYQLESRKASSTDGQVLGETRKQLKEETQLRLDVERELEVQIGMKQEMELSMKMLEKDICEKQDALVELRQQLEDLRAINQQISHKSQSADASSKQKSEAMARLEEKINQMSGTIKQLENSDKDLVKQARTLSATAGKLLLEQ; via the exons ATGTCTGATCTGACGCCTCAAAGCGAAACCCCGACTCCCACTACAGACAAGATCACCCAGGCCGCCCGGGAGACCATCTATCTCTGCAACTTTCGCGTTTCCGTCGATGGCGAGTGGCTTTGCCTCCGGGAGCTCAATGACATCTCGCTCACGCCAGACCCTGAGCCAGCCCATGAAG ATCCCAAAGACCCGATTGCCATTGAAAGGCTCAACCTGATGAACATGGCCAAACTGAGCATCAAAGGCCTGATCGAGTCTGCGCTCAACCTCGGCCGCACGCTGGACTCGGACTACGCACCCCTCCAGCagttctttgttgtcatggAGCACTGTCTTAAACACGGGCTGAAAA CTAAGAAGACCTTCCTGGGACAGAACAAGTCGTTCTGGGGGCCATTGGAGCTCGTCGAGAAGTTGACCCCTGAGGCCGGAGAGATCACTGCCAGCGTGAAAGACCTGCCTGGGTTAAG AACTCCTTTAGGAAGAGGACGAGCCTGGTTACGCCTGGCCTTGATGCAGAAGAAGCTCTCTGACTACATGAAGACCATCATCAATAGAAAGGACCTGCTCAG TGAGTTTTATGAGCCGAACGCTCTGATGATGGAGGAGGAAGGCGCCGTCATCGCCGGGCTTCTTGTTGGCCTGAACGTCATCGACGCCAATCTGTGCATGAAGGGCGAGGACTTGGACTCGCAG GTCGGCGTCATAGACTTCTCAATGTACCTGAAAGATGGCGGACACAGCAGCAAGAGTGCAGAGGG CGACGGTCAGATCACAGCAATCCTCGATCAGAAGAATTACGTGGAGGAGCTGAACAGACACTTGAG tgCATCAGTAAATAACCTCCAGGCCAAGGTAGACGCTCTGGAGAAGTCCAACACGAAGCTGACAGAGGAG CTCGCGGTGGCAAACAACAGGATCATCACTTTACAAGAGGATGTGGAGAGAGTTAAGGAAGAGAGCTCGTATCAGCTGGAGTCCAGGAAG GCATCATCAACGGATGGACAAGTGCTGGGCGAAACCCGGAAGCAGCTCAAAGAGGAAACTCAGCTTCGATTG GATGTGGAGCGAGAGCTGGAGGTGCAGATCGGGATGAAGCAGGAGATGGAGCTGTCCATGAAGATGCTGGAGAAGGACATCTGTGAGAAGCAGGACGCTCTGGTGGAGCTCCGACAGCAGCTGGAAGACCTTCGTGCCATTAACCAACAGATCAGCCACAAGTCACAG AGTGCAGATGCCAGCTCCAAACAGAAGAGTGAAGCCATGGCTCGGCTGGAGGAGAAAATAAACCAGATGTCGGGGACCATAAAGCAGCTGGAGAACAG TGATAAAGATTTGGTGAAGCAGGCCAGAACCCTGAGCGCCACAGCAGGAAAGCTGCTCCTGGAGCAGTAG
- the rufy3 gene encoding protein RUFY3 isoform X2, with protein sequence MSDLTPQSETPTPTTDKITQAARETIYLCNFRVSVDGEWLCLRELNDISLTPDPEPAHEDPKDPIAIERLNLMNMAKLSIKGLIESALNLGRTLDSDYAPLQQFFVVMEHCLKHGLKTKKTFLGQNKSFWGPLELVEKLTPEAGEITASVKDLPGLRTPLGRGRAWLRLALMQKKLSDYMKTIINRKDLLSEFYEPNALMMEEEGAVIAGLLVGLNVIDANLCMKGEDLDSQVGVIDFSMYLKDGGHSSKSAEGDGQITAILDQKNYVEELNRHLSASVNNLQAKVDALEKSNTKLTEELAVANNRIITLQEDVERVKEESSYQLESRKASSTDGQVLGETRKQLKEETQLRLDVERELEVQIGMKQEMELSMKMLEKDICEKQDALVELRQQLEDLRAINQQISHKSQSADASSKQKSEAMARLEEKINQMSGTIKQLENRCKQAERERDLALEANRLFKQDFGDKIESLQVEVEQLYRQRYGLEQELRRERELKREQHLSAASRASAPTKIKPSESPPKLLSESAPTQRESGQSQGEQEEKTSLSSSLSLSHTEDEQEKRCPEITPPCVCPMCKQDDSLLRTKKQCKNCLTFFCESCVSHELPLPSSILPETVCASCYSQLLQQYASTPT encoded by the exons ATGTCTGATCTGACGCCTCAAAGCGAAACCCCGACTCCCACTACAGACAAGATCACCCAGGCCGCCCGGGAGACCATCTATCTCTGCAACTTTCGCGTTTCCGTCGATGGCGAGTGGCTTTGCCTCCGGGAGCTCAATGACATCTCGCTCACGCCAGACCCTGAGCCAGCCCATGAAG ATCCCAAAGACCCGATTGCCATTGAAAGGCTCAACCTGATGAACATGGCCAAACTGAGCATCAAAGGCCTGATCGAGTCTGCGCTCAACCTCGGCCGCACGCTGGACTCGGACTACGCACCCCTCCAGCagttctttgttgtcatggAGCACTGTCTTAAACACGGGCTGAAAA CTAAGAAGACCTTCCTGGGACAGAACAAGTCGTTCTGGGGGCCATTGGAGCTCGTCGAGAAGTTGACCCCTGAGGCCGGAGAGATCACTGCCAGCGTGAAAGACCTGCCTGGGTTAAG AACTCCTTTAGGAAGAGGACGAGCCTGGTTACGCCTGGCCTTGATGCAGAAGAAGCTCTCTGACTACATGAAGACCATCATCAATAGAAAGGACCTGCTCAG TGAGTTTTATGAGCCGAACGCTCTGATGATGGAGGAGGAAGGCGCCGTCATCGCCGGGCTTCTTGTTGGCCTGAACGTCATCGACGCCAATCTGTGCATGAAGGGCGAGGACTTGGACTCGCAG GTCGGCGTCATAGACTTCTCAATGTACCTGAAAGATGGCGGACACAGCAGCAAGAGTGCAGAGGG CGACGGTCAGATCACAGCAATCCTCGATCAGAAGAATTACGTGGAGGAGCTGAACAGACACTTGAG tgCATCAGTAAATAACCTCCAGGCCAAGGTAGACGCTCTGGAGAAGTCCAACACGAAGCTGACAGAGGAG CTCGCGGTGGCAAACAACAGGATCATCACTTTACAAGAGGATGTGGAGAGAGTTAAGGAAGAGAGCTCGTATCAGCTGGAGTCCAGGAAG GCATCATCAACGGATGGACAAGTGCTGGGCGAAACCCGGAAGCAGCTCAAAGAGGAAACTCAGCTTCGATTG GATGTGGAGCGAGAGCTGGAGGTGCAGATCGGGATGAAGCAGGAGATGGAGCTGTCCATGAAGATGCTGGAGAAGGACATCTGTGAGAAGCAGGACGCTCTGGTGGAGCTCCGACAGCAGCTGGAAGACCTTCGTGCCATTAACCAACAGATCAGCCACAAGTCACAG AGTGCAGATGCCAGCTCCAAACAGAAGAGTGAAGCCATGGCTCGGCTGGAGGAGAAAATAAACCAGATGTCGGGGACCATAAAGCAGCTGGAGAACAG ATGCAAACAGGCCGAGAGGGAGCGGGATCTGGCTTTAGAGGCCAACCGGCTCTTCAAACAAGACTTTGGAGACAAAATTGAGAGTCTGCAGGTGGAAGTGGAGCAGCTGTACAGACAAAG ATATGGtcttgagcaggagctgaggagAGAGCGCGAGCTAAAGCGGGAGCAGCACCTCAGCGCTGCTTCCAGAGCTTCTGCTCCAACGAAGATCAAGCCTTCAGAGAGTCCTCCAAAG CTTCTTTCAGAATCTGCACCAACCCAAAGGGAGTCGGGCCAGTCCCAGGGTGAACAGGAGGAGAAAACCAGCCTGAGCTCCAGTTT atcctTGTCACATACTGAGGATGAGCAG GAAAAGAGGTGCCCTGAGATCACTCCGCCATGCGTGTGTCCCATGTGTAAACAGGATGACTCCCTCCTGAGGACAAAG AAACAATGCAAGAACTGCTTAACCTTTTTCTGTGAGAGCTGTGTCTCCCACGAGCTGCCGCTGCCTTCCTCCATCCTCCCAGAGACGGTGTGCGCGTCCTGCTACTCGCAGTTGCTGCAGCAGTACGCGTCGACGCCAACGTGA
- the rufy3 gene encoding protein RUFY3 isoform X1 — translation MAEQGQPTGDLPPQSALGVSQSSGTSRQNSSDKNGHIVDSPDDDTLSPTSVIYFKEALNSSNLKFGDAGPVSAAPLRQYDFRIERIDSKRRNPKDPIAIERLNLMNMAKLSIKGLIESALNLGRTLDSDYAPLQQFFVVMEHCLKHGLKTKKTFLGQNKSFWGPLELVEKLTPEAGEITASVKDLPGLRTPLGRGRAWLRLALMQKKLSDYMKTIINRKDLLSEFYEPNALMMEEEGAVIAGLLVGLNVIDANLCMKGEDLDSQVGVIDFSMYLKDGGHSSKSAEGDGQITAILDQKNYVEELNRHLSASVNNLQAKVDALEKSNTKLTEELAVANNRIITLQEDVERVKEESSYQLESRKASSTDGQVLGETRKQLKEETQLRLDVERELEVQIGMKQEMELSMKMLEKDICEKQDALVELRQQLEDLRAINQQISHKSQSADASSKQKSEAMARLEEKINQMSGTIKQLENRCKQAERERDLALEANRLFKQDFGDKIESLQVEVEQLYRQRYGLEQELRRERELKREQHLSAASRASAPTKIKPSESPPKLLSESAPTQRESGQSQGEQEEKTSLSSSLSLSHTEDEQEKRCPEITPPCVCPMCKQDDSLLRTKKQCKNCLTFFCESCVSHELPLPSSILPETVCASCYSQLLQQYASTPT, via the exons ATGGCTGAGCAGGGTCAGCCGACCGGAGATTTACCTCCGCAGTCAGCTTTAGGAGTCTCACAAAGTTCTGGAACAAGCAGACAGAACTCCTCAGATAAAAACGGACATATTGTTGACAGTCCGGATGACGACACTCTGTCCCCGACTTCAGTGATTTACTTCAAGGAAGCTTTGAACTCGTCAAACCTGAAGTTTGGGGATGCAGGACCTGTGTCCGCTGCACCCCTTCGACAGTATGACTTCAGGATCGAAAGGATCGACTCAAAGCGAAGAA ATCCCAAAGACCCGATTGCCATTGAAAGGCTCAACCTGATGAACATGGCCAAACTGAGCATCAAAGGCCTGATCGAGTCTGCGCTCAACCTCGGCCGCACGCTGGACTCGGACTACGCACCCCTCCAGCagttctttgttgtcatggAGCACTGTCTTAAACACGGGCTGAAAA CTAAGAAGACCTTCCTGGGACAGAACAAGTCGTTCTGGGGGCCATTGGAGCTCGTCGAGAAGTTGACCCCTGAGGCCGGAGAGATCACTGCCAGCGTGAAAGACCTGCCTGGGTTAAG AACTCCTTTAGGAAGAGGACGAGCCTGGTTACGCCTGGCCTTGATGCAGAAGAAGCTCTCTGACTACATGAAGACCATCATCAATAGAAAGGACCTGCTCAG TGAGTTTTATGAGCCGAACGCTCTGATGATGGAGGAGGAAGGCGCCGTCATCGCCGGGCTTCTTGTTGGCCTGAACGTCATCGACGCCAATCTGTGCATGAAGGGCGAGGACTTGGACTCGCAG GTCGGCGTCATAGACTTCTCAATGTACCTGAAAGATGGCGGACACAGCAGCAAGAGTGCAGAGGG CGACGGTCAGATCACAGCAATCCTCGATCAGAAGAATTACGTGGAGGAGCTGAACAGACACTTGAG tgCATCAGTAAATAACCTCCAGGCCAAGGTAGACGCTCTGGAGAAGTCCAACACGAAGCTGACAGAGGAG CTCGCGGTGGCAAACAACAGGATCATCACTTTACAAGAGGATGTGGAGAGAGTTAAGGAAGAGAGCTCGTATCAGCTGGAGTCCAGGAAG GCATCATCAACGGATGGACAAGTGCTGGGCGAAACCCGGAAGCAGCTCAAAGAGGAAACTCAGCTTCGATTG GATGTGGAGCGAGAGCTGGAGGTGCAGATCGGGATGAAGCAGGAGATGGAGCTGTCCATGAAGATGCTGGAGAAGGACATCTGTGAGAAGCAGGACGCTCTGGTGGAGCTCCGACAGCAGCTGGAAGACCTTCGTGCCATTAACCAACAGATCAGCCACAAGTCACAG AGTGCAGATGCCAGCTCCAAACAGAAGAGTGAAGCCATGGCTCGGCTGGAGGAGAAAATAAACCAGATGTCGGGGACCATAAAGCAGCTGGAGAACAG ATGCAAACAGGCCGAGAGGGAGCGGGATCTGGCTTTAGAGGCCAACCGGCTCTTCAAACAAGACTTTGGAGACAAAATTGAGAGTCTGCAGGTGGAAGTGGAGCAGCTGTACAGACAAAG ATATGGtcttgagcaggagctgaggagAGAGCGCGAGCTAAAGCGGGAGCAGCACCTCAGCGCTGCTTCCAGAGCTTCTGCTCCAACGAAGATCAAGCCTTCAGAGAGTCCTCCAAAG CTTCTTTCAGAATCTGCACCAACCCAAAGGGAGTCGGGCCAGTCCCAGGGTGAACAGGAGGAGAAAACCAGCCTGAGCTCCAGTTT atcctTGTCACATACTGAGGATGAGCAG GAAAAGAGGTGCCCTGAGATCACTCCGCCATGCGTGTGTCCCATGTGTAAACAGGATGACTCCCTCCTGAGGACAAAG AAACAATGCAAGAACTGCTTAACCTTTTTCTGTGAGAGCTGTGTCTCCCACGAGCTGCCGCTGCCTTCCTCCATCCTCCCAGAGACGGTGTGCGCGTCCTGCTACTCGCAGTTGCTGCAGCAGTACGCGTCGACGCCAACGTGA
- the rufy3 gene encoding protein RUFY3 isoform X3, whose amino-acid sequence MAEQGQPTGDLPPQSALGVSQSSGTSRQNSSDKNGHIVDSPDDDTLSPTSVIYFKEALNSSNLKFGDAGPVSAAPLRQYDFRIERIDSKRRNPKDPIAIERLNLMNMAKLSIKGLIESALNLGRTLDSDYAPLQQFFVVMEHCLKHGLKTKKTFLGQNKSFWGPLELVEKLTPEAGEITASVKDLPGLRTPLGRGRAWLRLALMQKKLSDYMKTIINRKDLLSEFYEPNALMMEEEGAVIAGLLVGLNVIDANLCMKGEDLDSQVGVIDFSMYLKDGGHSSKSAEGDGQITAILDQKNYVEELNRHLSASVNNLQAKVDALEKSNTKLTEELAVANNRIITLQEDVERVKEESSYQLESRKASSTDGQVLGETRKQLKEETQLRLDVERELEVQIGMKQEMELSMKMLEKDICEKQDALVELRQQLEDLRAINQQISHKSQSADASSKQKSEAMARLEEKINQMSGTIKQLENSDKDLVKQARTLSATAGKLLLEQ is encoded by the exons ATGGCTGAGCAGGGTCAGCCGACCGGAGATTTACCTCCGCAGTCAGCTTTAGGAGTCTCACAAAGTTCTGGAACAAGCAGACAGAACTCCTCAGATAAAAACGGACATATTGTTGACAGTCCGGATGACGACACTCTGTCCCCGACTTCAGTGATTTACTTCAAGGAAGCTTTGAACTCGTCAAACCTGAAGTTTGGGGATGCAGGACCTGTGTCCGCTGCACCCCTTCGACAGTATGACTTCAGGATCGAAAGGATCGACTCAAAGCGAAGAA ATCCCAAAGACCCGATTGCCATTGAAAGGCTCAACCTGATGAACATGGCCAAACTGAGCATCAAAGGCCTGATCGAGTCTGCGCTCAACCTCGGCCGCACGCTGGACTCGGACTACGCACCCCTCCAGCagttctttgttgtcatggAGCACTGTCTTAAACACGGGCTGAAAA CTAAGAAGACCTTCCTGGGACAGAACAAGTCGTTCTGGGGGCCATTGGAGCTCGTCGAGAAGTTGACCCCTGAGGCCGGAGAGATCACTGCCAGCGTGAAAGACCTGCCTGGGTTAAG AACTCCTTTAGGAAGAGGACGAGCCTGGTTACGCCTGGCCTTGATGCAGAAGAAGCTCTCTGACTACATGAAGACCATCATCAATAGAAAGGACCTGCTCAG TGAGTTTTATGAGCCGAACGCTCTGATGATGGAGGAGGAAGGCGCCGTCATCGCCGGGCTTCTTGTTGGCCTGAACGTCATCGACGCCAATCTGTGCATGAAGGGCGAGGACTTGGACTCGCAG GTCGGCGTCATAGACTTCTCAATGTACCTGAAAGATGGCGGACACAGCAGCAAGAGTGCAGAGGG CGACGGTCAGATCACAGCAATCCTCGATCAGAAGAATTACGTGGAGGAGCTGAACAGACACTTGAG tgCATCAGTAAATAACCTCCAGGCCAAGGTAGACGCTCTGGAGAAGTCCAACACGAAGCTGACAGAGGAG CTCGCGGTGGCAAACAACAGGATCATCACTTTACAAGAGGATGTGGAGAGAGTTAAGGAAGAGAGCTCGTATCAGCTGGAGTCCAGGAAG GCATCATCAACGGATGGACAAGTGCTGGGCGAAACCCGGAAGCAGCTCAAAGAGGAAACTCAGCTTCGATTG GATGTGGAGCGAGAGCTGGAGGTGCAGATCGGGATGAAGCAGGAGATGGAGCTGTCCATGAAGATGCTGGAGAAGGACATCTGTGAGAAGCAGGACGCTCTGGTGGAGCTCCGACAGCAGCTGGAAGACCTTCGTGCCATTAACCAACAGATCAGCCACAAGTCACAG AGTGCAGATGCCAGCTCCAAACAGAAGAGTGAAGCCATGGCTCGGCTGGAGGAGAAAATAAACCAGATGTCGGGGACCATAAAGCAGCTGGAGAACAG TGATAAAGATTTGGTGAAGCAGGCCAGAACCCTGAGCGCCACAGCAGGAAAGCTGCTCCTGGAGCAGTAG
- the grsf1 gene encoding G-rich sequence factor 1, with the protein MSGSCKTLLVLLRRCVAVNKLPVTAAIKTRSGVLSEFRWSHIQQRAWTSDRTTVCLRTLSQLLPVLTSTQHRFCTKAGSPCEDEYPPLPDYQADSQSETKEVYIVQVKGLPWSCTAQDLLQFFSDCRIHDGEKGIHLTLDRVGRPSGRAFIEMEHEEDVSKALEKHRQYLGPRYVEVYEVTNCDAEVILNKAAATGAEDGVVLLRGLPFSCTEDDIAHFFSDLNIAENGITIITNSRGKNSGEAFVQFSSQEEADKALQKDRELIGHRYIEVFPSNRDNIQAARRRTRMSLNPSQSASRRPVPDSHTNHRGGSYQISDASTHYIHMRGLPFQVSGEDIVKFFSPLVVSKILVEFRPDGRPSGEADVYFSCHRDALDAMSRDRMNMGHRYIELFLNSVPDSD; encoded by the exons ATGTCCGGGAGCTGTAAGACTCTGCTGGTTCTACTGCGGCGGTGTGTCGCAGTGAACAAGCTGCCTGTTACGGCAGCGATCAAAACAAGAAGCGGCGTGCTGTCGGAGTTCAGGTGGAGCCACATCCAGCAGCGAGCATGGACGTCTGATAGAACCACGGTCTGTCTGCGGACACTCAGTCAGCTTCTGCCCGTCCTGACAAGCACCCAGCACCGCTTCTGCACCAAG GCAGGGTCACCGTGCGAAGATGAATACCCTCCTCTGCCGGACTATCAAGCCGATTCACAGTCAGAAACCAAAGAGGTGTACATCGTGCAGGTGAAGGGTCTTCCCTGGTCCTGCACAGCACAGGACCTCCTGCAGTTCTTCTCAG ACTGCAGGATCCATGATGGGGAGAAGGGGATCCACCTGACGTTGGACAGGGTGGGCAGGCCATCAGGACGCGCCTTCATTGAGATGGAGCACGAAGAGGATGTCAGCAAGGCTCTGGAGAAGCACAGACAGTACCTTGGTCCACGTTATGTTGAAG TATATGAAGTGACGAACTGCGACGCTGAGGTCATCCTGAACAAAGCAGCCGCGACTGGAGCAGAGGATGGGGTGGTGCTGCTCAGAGGGCTCCCCTTCTCCTGCACCGAGGACGACATCGCTCACTTCTTTTCAG ATTTGAATATAGCTGAAAACGGGATCACCATCATCACAAACTCCAGGGGAAAAAACTCCGGGGAAGCATTTGTGCAGTTTTCCTCTCAGGAGGAAGCAGATAAAGCTCTGCAGAAAGACAGAGAGCTCATTGGACACAG ATATATCGAGGTGTTTCCCAGCAACAGGGACAACATCCAGGCTGCCAGGAGGAGGACAAGGATGAGTTTAAATCCATCCCAGTCAGCCAGCAGGAGACCAGTTCCTGACTCCCACACCAACCACAGAGGTG GTTCCTATCAAATCTCAGATGCGTCAACGCATTACATCCATATGAGGGGACTTCCCTTCCAGGTTTCTGGAGAAGACATCGTGAAG TTCTTCTCTCCTCTCGTCGTGTCGAAGATCCTGGTTGAATTTAGACCTGATGGTAGGCCGAGCGGAGAGGCCGACGTCTACTTCAGCTGCCACAGGGACGCATTGGACGCCATGTCCAGGGACCGCATGAACATGG GACACAGATACATCGAGTTGttcctgaactctgtgccagACTCTGACTGA